aaatataagtacgACTTTAGCTCGAGTTCATGAGAAACACTCTGCTCCGACTAGCAATCAGTTGTTTCATATATTTCAGatcaccaaaaaaagaaaaggaaaaagaaaaatgtatcGCAAGGGAAACTACAGCGACGACGAAGAGGACGATACTTTATTCTACCGGTACACATCCGCCGGCGGCGGCGGGGCGCCACCGTCCGCCACGACATCTAAGTCCTCCAGCGGGGGAGGTAGTGGCGGCCTAGCTCCGTCAAAATCCACGGTGTATGTCAGCAACATAGACTACAACCTCACGAACTCTGATCTCCACACGATCTTCTCGACCTTCGGCAAAGTTGCCAAGGTCACTGTCCTCAAGGACCGGGTCACGCGCCAGAGCAAGGGTGTGGCGTTCATCCTCTTCGTCAGTCGGGACGACGCCGTCAAAGCCGTGAAGGGGATGGATAAGAAGATACTCAATGGGAGGACTCTACGCGCGTCGATTGCCTCGGATAACGGACGGGCGGCTGAGTTTATTCGGAAGAAGGTGTATAAGGATAAGAGTAGGTGTTACGAGTGTGGGGAAGAAGGGCATTTGTCGTACGAGTGTCCGAGGAATTTCTTGGGTCCGAGGGAACGGCCTGTGGCGAAGAAAGGCCGGAGGAGTGGTGGGGGAGGGGAGAGTACAGGGAAGAATTATGAGTATAATTTTGAGGAGGAAGAGGGAGAAGGTGATTTCGAGGCGGAGAATTGGGCGTCAGTCGTCGATGGGGAACGGGAGGCCGAGGAGAGATTGTTGAGGGGTGAGACGGAGAGGGGAggaatgaaaaaggaaaagagagagaagaggaaaGGGTATTTTAGTGATGAGAGTGATGAGGAGGATTGAGAATGGAAACACTTTTGCCTGGTCCGGGTGTTGGGACTTCTAAAGTGATTTTCTATAGGGATTATCGAGGTATAGAATTTCTATCTGTGGATTGATATGTTAATGCTTCCTATGATGATTATCAAAGTCAGTCAatgatttgtgtgtttttGCTTTGATTGGTTCAATGGTGCTTCTGACAATTCATCATCTTTTTTGATGAACATAAGGTATACTTTTGAGGTCTTAGTGCTTTTGATTTAGCTCTGTTACATATTGGTCTATAATTTATAAGGAGGATATTTGAAAATCTTACTTGAATGATATGACATTTATATACTATTAAGACCTCGACTCTACCGTTTTCCAGTAGTTTGAGCAGCTTTTTGAACAGCTATCCTTTTATGTCTAATTCTAAACATGGGAGAACTGTTCCATTGATTTTGGTAGTTTTAGAGAAATAAATAGTTATCCTTGAAGGTTGGGGATTAGATTTGTGATTATCGGTTTTGTATCTTTTTTAATGGCTTGGTTGTGAATGAAACTTGTGGTAATCTGGTGCTAGTTAGTGGCATTTTGTTGAAATCTTTGCTTCTTCTTCGACCTTGAGAAGAGCCAGGTTTAATAAATTAGCTTAAGCCTTTTCTGAGAATGGAGGAGGATGACGGACTTAAAGAGGATTGATTTGGTTCAACGTGCATATATGTATCCCTTCTGAAGAGATAAGAGGACTAGAAGGACAAAGCGAAAAAATGTACTTGTTTTGGATAAAACTATGTCGATCAATCATCAATAACTTATCTGCAGATAACTATCCAAATGTGGATGGCAGAGGGAAGGTACTCTAATCATTTATATAGCTAAGTCTTTTTGGTACTAGGGGGAGTGTTTGTTTCTTGATGCTGATTGATGCCATCCCTTGCTTAGACTGTTGCCAGAATGGTGAACACATACATcagattgatttgatttttattgctATGAAGCAAGGATCCATTGTGCGATGTATAAGATGTTAATGTTATCAACTTCCGACTGTTATTATTCTAGTAAACTTATGAATTACGCCATGGTTTCCTCATGAAAGATTTGACTCCATTTGCTGCAGCATTTCATGGCAATGGTTctgctaattttttcaaatatgttGTTGGAAAGTTTGAAGCTGTCTCCTATTGTTGCATGTCATCGGTTATGTCTAAACGTGGTTCAGAAGCATAAGCTTATACATGTATTGCTACATATCAATTTCTATCCAAAAGAATGAAACAAAGTCCTCCCAGTAACTCCTGGTGACTATTCTATAATTCATCATTACATTGCTCCATGTGACTCTACTCTGCAGCCGTAAAACATTATTCGATCTTTCCTTAGattccaatttaatttatgctTGAGCATTTGAAGTGGTGTTCTTTGTACCATCAACATTAAGCTTCTGAGGAGCAGTTGCCCTTAGTAAGGCCATCTGTGAATAATGATTTATTGGATATCTTCAATATCTGTGACCacataacttgtagttacagAATCTGTCCCACGTTGAGgtcttattttttcattgtcTTTCGCATTGTTTGATTTTTACTTTATGACACATTGATCTGTCTTTTGACATAATGCAATATGGTCATGGTCATACCTGAATTAATGGAGAGAACAGAGATAATTAGAGGTCTGAGGAGTTGCACTTGGATAATCATGATCATTTGAATGGGTTACTTTTAGAAGGTCCCAGGATTTTGAATTGTACAATCAAGATCATTTGTGTGCATCAATCAAGAGTTGTAATTACCAAAACTTTCTAAGAActattctcagaattctattATCCC
The window above is part of the Sesamum indicum cultivar Zhongzhi No. 13 linkage group LG7, S_indicum_v1.0, whole genome shotgun sequence genome. Proteins encoded here:
- the LOC105166584 gene encoding U11/U12 small nuclear ribonucleoprotein 31 kDa protein, whose amino-acid sequence is MYRKGNYSDDEEDDTLFYRYTSAGGGGAPPSATTSKSSSGGGSGGLAPSKSTVYVSNIDYNLTNSDLHTIFSTFGKVAKVTVLKDRVTRQSKGVAFILFVSRDDAVKAVKGMDKKILNGRTLRASIASDNGRAAEFIRKKVYKDKSRCYECGEEGHLSYECPRNFLGPRERPVAKKGRRSGGGGESTGKNYEYNFEEEEGEGDFEAENWASVVDGEREAEERLLRGETERGGMKKEKREKRKGYFSDESDEED